The Streptomyces sp. NBC_01775 genome includes a region encoding these proteins:
- the eno gene encoding phosphopyruvate hydratase, producing the protein MSAKAVETVNAAIETVTARRIIDSRGNPTVEVDVALTDGSLGRAAVPSGASTGAREAVELRDGDSARWHGKGVDRAVAHVNGEIAASVRGRDAADQAGLDAALVALDGSATKSRLGANAILGVSLAAAKAAAAAHRQPLYRYLGGADARLLPLPMMNIVNGGAHADNPLDFQEFMIAPLGADTFAEAVRMGSEVFHTLRRDLLAAGHSTGVGDEGGFAPALRTAEEALDFVIAAIERTGYRPGTDIGLIMDPASSEFFRDGVYDYAGEGVRRTPSENADYLAKLIDAYPVVSIEDPMAENDLEGWRELTARVGDRCQLTGDDVFCTNETLLREGIRTGVGNSVLVKVNQIGTLTEALSAVATAHQAGWTAVMSHRSGETEDTTIADLAVATGCGQIKTGSLSRSDRTAKYNQLIRIEEELGDSARFAGRSALRRA; encoded by the coding sequence ATGTCCGCAAAGGCAGTCGAAACCGTCAACGCCGCCATCGAGACCGTCACCGCCCGCCGGATCATCGACAGCCGGGGCAACCCCACGGTCGAGGTCGACGTCGCCCTGACGGACGGGTCCCTGGGGCGCGCGGCTGTCCCCTCCGGCGCCTCCACCGGTGCCCGGGAGGCCGTGGAACTGCGCGACGGAGACTCCGCGCGCTGGCACGGCAAGGGCGTCGACCGCGCGGTGGCCCATGTCAACGGGGAGATCGCGGCGTCCGTGCGCGGCCGGGACGCGGCGGACCAGGCAGGTCTCGACGCCGCGCTGGTCGCCCTCGACGGCAGCGCCACGAAGTCTCGACTCGGCGCCAACGCGATCCTCGGCGTCTCCCTCGCCGCCGCCAAGGCCGCCGCGGCGGCCCACCGCCAGCCCCTCTACCGCTACCTCGGCGGCGCCGACGCCCGCCTCCTGCCGCTGCCGATGATGAACATCGTCAACGGCGGTGCCCACGCCGACAATCCGCTGGATTTCCAGGAGTTCATGATCGCGCCCTTGGGCGCGGACACTTTCGCCGAAGCCGTCCGCATGGGCAGCGAGGTCTTCCACACCCTGCGCCGCGATCTGCTGGCCGCCGGGCACTCCACGGGCGTCGGCGACGAGGGTGGCTTCGCGCCCGCGCTGCGTACCGCTGAGGAGGCGCTCGACTTCGTGATAGCCGCCATCGAGCGCACCGGCTACCGCCCCGGCACGGACATCGGCCTGATCATGGACCCGGCGTCGTCGGAGTTCTTCCGCGACGGGGTGTACGACTACGCGGGCGAGGGCGTGCGCCGCACCCCGTCCGAGAACGCCGACTACCTGGCCAAGCTCATCGACGCCTACCCGGTCGTCTCCATCGAGGACCCGATGGCGGAGAACGACCTGGAGGGCTGGCGCGAGCTGACCGCCCGCGTCGGCGACCGCTGTCAGCTCACCGGCGACGACGTCTTCTGCACCAACGAGACGCTGCTGCGCGAGGGCATCCGCACCGGCGTCGGCAACTCGGTTCTGGTCAAGGTCAATCAGATCGGGACCCTGACCGAGGCGCTGTCCGCGGTGGCCACGGCCCACCAGGCGGGCTGGACGGCTGTCATGTCGCACCGCTCGGGCGAGACGGAGGACACCACCATCGCGGATCTGGCGGTGGCGACCGGCTGCGGTCAGATCAAGACCGGCTCGCTCTCCCGCTCCGACCGCACCGCGAAGTACAACCAACTGATCCGGATCGAAGAGGAGTTGGGCGACTCGGCGCGCTTCGCGGGCCGCTCCGCACTGCGTCGGGCGTGA
- a CDS encoding ATP-binding cassette domain-containing protein, producing MSAVLRAQGLGKRYKQRWALQNCDLDVPAGRVVGLVGPNGAGKSTLLNLASGMLTPTAGTIEVCGCRPAGGVEQLAKVGFVAQDAPTYAALSVADHLDFGRRRSSHASSPAPAGSPPN from the coding sequence GTGAGCGCCGTCTTGCGTGCCCAGGGCCTGGGCAAGAGGTACAAGCAGCGCTGGGCGCTGCAGAACTGCGACCTGGACGTGCCGGCCGGCCGGGTGGTGGGCCTGGTCGGCCCCAACGGAGCAGGCAAGTCCACCCTGTTGAACCTGGCCTCCGGCATGCTGACTCCGACGGCCGGCACCATCGAGGTGTGCGGCTGCCGTCCCGCCGGAGGCGTGGAACAGCTGGCCAAGGTCGGCTTCGTCGCCCAGGACGCCCCGACCTACGCCGCCCTGAGCGTCGCCGATCACCTGGACTTCGGCAGGCGCCGCTCATCACACGCGAGCTCACCCGCACCCGCTGGCTCGCCACCAAACTGA
- a CDS encoding dihydrofolate reductase family protein — MTAGYTFDVFSSLDGYGAASGSWTGYWGKQGPELLDHRLALYDEEQRMVFGANTYRAFARMLATSTEESDVRDPWVTRMRSLPATVVSTTLEGPLDWPDANLVSGDAVDIVARLKEESDVPLRSHGSLSMNRALMAAGLVDRVQVTLFPVITGRTGVDPIFQGAADFDLELIERRTLDGHIQELIYRPTLHV, encoded by the coding sequence ATGACCGCTGGCTACACCTTCGACGTCTTTTCCAGCCTCGACGGCTACGGCGCCGCCAGCGGCAGCTGGACCGGCTACTGGGGCAAGCAGGGCCCCGAGCTGCTCGACCACCGCCTCGCCCTGTACGACGAGGAGCAGCGGATGGTCTTCGGAGCCAACACGTATCGGGCGTTCGCGCGGATGCTGGCCACGAGCACCGAGGAGTCCGACGTGCGTGACCCATGGGTCACGCGGATGAGGAGCCTGCCGGCAACGGTGGTGTCGACCACGCTGGAAGGGCCCCTCGACTGGCCGGATGCGAATCTCGTGAGCGGTGACGCCGTCGACATCGTCGCCCGGCTCAAGGAGGAGTCCGACGTGCCGTTGCGCTCGCACGGCAGTCTGTCGATGAACCGGGCGCTGATGGCCGCCGGTCTGGTCGACCGCGTCCAGGTGACGCTCTTCCCTGTGATCACCGGTCGGACCGGAGTGGACCCGATCTTCCAGGGTGCGGCCGACTTCGACCTCGAGCTGATCGAGCGCCGGACGCTCGACGGTCACATCCAAGAACTCATCTACCGGCCCACCCTGCATGTCTGA
- a CDS encoding TetR/AcrR family transcriptional regulator, giving the protein MPSSRPLRADARRNREALLAAAREAFLAADDAHVEEIARRAGVAVGTLYRHFETREALVAEVYRQEVAELCEAPARLLAQQAPDEALRAFLLLLVEHAAVGRGMGEVLESIMATDSPVFDDTRDEMARALDELLAAGVAAGVVRSGISGRIVLRALGGICGMRANGWKDDAVRIATILYDGLRYGAANHG; this is encoded by the coding sequence TTGCCGTCATCACGTCCGCTGCGCGCCGATGCCCGCCGCAACCGCGAAGCCCTTCTGGCCGCGGCGCGTGAAGCGTTCCTCGCCGCCGACGACGCCCATGTGGAGGAGATCGCCCGTCGGGCCGGCGTGGCTGTTGGCACGCTCTACCGCCACTTCGAAACGCGCGAAGCGCTCGTCGCCGAGGTCTACCGCCAAGAGGTCGCCGAGCTCTGCGAAGCCCCCGCCCGGCTGCTCGCCCAACAGGCTCCGGACGAAGCCCTGCGCGCCTTCTTGCTGCTGCTCGTGGAGCACGCGGCAGTCGGCAGAGGGATGGGTGAAGTGCTGGAGAGCATCATGGCGACCGACTCGCCGGTCTTCGACGACACACGCGACGAGATGGCCCGTGCCCTGGACGAACTGCTCGCCGCGGGCGTTGCGGCCGGCGTCGTCCGCAGTGGCATCAGCGGACGCATCGTCCTGCGCGCCCTCGGTGGCATCTGCGGGATGCGTGCCAACGGTTGGAAGGACGACGCGGTACGCATCGCCACGATCCTCTATGACGGGTTGCGCTACGGCGCGGCGAACCATGGCTAG
- a CDS encoding SDR family oxidoreductase codes for MTVEDERLDGLRVLVTGGSRGLGKATARRFAAAGATVLTASRTAPPEDLPATFIPADLRSEEGVRELGRRVLDSVGGVDVLVNNAGATTGPIPTLERSDASWLADLEMNLLSAVRLDRALVPGMVERGSGVVVHVSSIASHLPQPADASYAASKAALNAYSRELATAMGEHGVRVVCVLPGFVVTEGAANHLQQRADSQGIGVDEVKQQIVDHLKPPMGRPGEPEDVAEMIAFLASGRAKWLTGAQFRVDGGIIPTV; via the coding sequence ATGACGGTCGAGGACGAGAGGCTTGACGGCCTGCGAGTACTGGTGACCGGCGGTAGCCGAGGGCTGGGGAAAGCGACGGCCCGCCGCTTCGCCGCTGCCGGCGCCACCGTGCTGACGGCCTCGCGCACCGCGCCCCCGGAAGACCTGCCTGCCACCTTCATCCCCGCCGACCTGCGGTCCGAGGAGGGAGTGCGGGAACTGGGGCGGCGCGTGCTGGACAGCGTCGGGGGCGTTGATGTCCTGGTGAACAACGCGGGAGCCACGACCGGACCGATACCGACCCTGGAGCGGTCCGACGCGTCCTGGCTCGCCGACCTGGAGATGAACCTGCTCTCCGCGGTCCGTCTCGACCGTGCTCTGGTCCCGGGGATGGTCGAGCGCGGTTCCGGCGTCGTGGTGCACGTCTCCTCCATCGCCAGCCACCTCCCCCAGCCTGCCGACGCCTCGTACGCGGCATCGAAGGCGGCGCTCAACGCCTACAGCCGCGAGCTGGCGACGGCGATGGGAGAGCACGGCGTACGGGTGGTGTGCGTTCTGCCGGGCTTCGTCGTCACCGAGGGAGCGGCCAACCACCTCCAGCAGAGGGCCGACAGCCAGGGCATCGGCGTCGACGAGGTCAAGCAGCAGATCGTGGACCACCTGAAGCCGCCGATGGGGCGCCCCGGCGAGCCCGAGGACGTCGCCGAGATGATCGCGTTCCTCGCCTCCGGCCGCGCCAAATGGCTCACCGGCGCCCAGTTCCGGGTCGACGGCGGCATCATCCCCACGGTCTGA
- a CDS encoding VOC family protein — translation MNFSLMSLIVDAADLESESSFWHRLLGGSITRTAAHHFLRADGLPVIVIQHAPGHAPPQWPDGTPQQLHFDLATDDMAVADERVLDGGGRRLRPTDDVVASAQQGSRVYASPAGHPFCLRSA, via the coding sequence ATGAACTTCAGCCTGATGTCACTGATCGTGGACGCCGCGGACCTGGAGAGCGAGAGCTCGTTCTGGCACCGGCTGCTCGGCGGCTCGATCACGAGGACGGCAGCACACCACTTTCTGCGGGCCGACGGCCTCCCCGTGATCGTGATCCAGCACGCTCCGGGACATGCGCCGCCGCAGTGGCCCGACGGCACTCCCCAGCAGCTGCACTTCGACCTCGCCACCGACGACATGGCGGTCGCGGACGAGCGGGTGCTTGACGGCGGCGGCCGACGGCTGCGGCCGACGGACGACGTCGTCGCCTCCGCCCAGCAGGGCTCCCGGGTGTACGCCAGCCCCGCCGGACACCCCTTCTGCCTCCGCTCAGCCTGA
- a CDS encoding epoxide hydrolase family protein, with product MTTPHAFPLEPTPIHVPDEVLDDLRTRLALTRPPLDEGNGDWSYGVPDSYLRELVAYWRDGYDWREAEAAINAYEHYEVSVAGVPVHFMRKPGRGPRPIPLILTHGWPWTFWHWSKVIDPLADPAAFGGDPADAFDVIVPSLPGFGFPGPLTGFSDVNFWKVSDLWHTLMTETLGYEKYAAGGCDIGGIVSSQLGHKYADELYGIHIGSGLPLDFFTGPRAWDFARNRPLTDDQPADVRDRIIELDHHFASHLAAHMLDGATLAHGLSDSPAGLLAWLLERWNGWSDNGGDVESVFTKDDLLTHATIYWVNNSIATSMRYYANANRYPWAPAHDRTPVVQAPAGLTFVTYENPPGIHTADERVRAFKTGPLADSFNHVNVNAHDHGGHFIPWENPDAWVSDLRRTFHGRRP from the coding sequence ATGACCACCCCGCACGCCTTCCCCCTGGAGCCCACCCCGATCCATGTGCCGGACGAGGTCCTCGATGACCTGCGCACCCGTCTCGCACTGACCCGGCCGCCGCTGGACGAGGGGAACGGGGACTGGTCCTACGGCGTCCCGGACAGCTATCTCCGTGAGCTGGTCGCCTACTGGCGGGACGGCTACGACTGGCGCGAGGCCGAGGCCGCCATCAACGCCTACGAGCACTACGAGGTGAGCGTCGCCGGTGTCCCGGTGCACTTCATGCGCAAGCCCGGCCGCGGCCCCCGCCCGATCCCGTTGATCCTCACCCACGGCTGGCCGTGGACGTTCTGGCACTGGTCGAAGGTGATCGACCCGCTCGCCGACCCGGCCGCGTTCGGCGGTGACCCCGCCGACGCGTTCGACGTCATCGTGCCGTCCCTGCCCGGCTTCGGTTTCCCCGGCCCGCTCACCGGCTTTTCGGACGTCAACTTCTGGAAGGTCTCCGACCTCTGGCACACGCTGATGACCGAGACCCTGGGATACGAGAAGTACGCCGCCGGGGGCTGCGACATCGGCGGGATCGTCTCCAGCCAGCTCGGCCACAAGTACGCCGACGAGCTGTACGGCATCCACATCGGCTCCGGGCTGCCGCTCGACTTCTTCACCGGTCCCCGCGCCTGGGACTTCGCCCGGAATCGGCCCCTCACCGACGACCAGCCCGCCGACGTCCGCGACCGCATCATCGAGCTGGACCACCACTTCGCGTCCCACCTCGCCGCGCACATGCTCGACGGCGCCACCCTGGCCCACGGGCTGAGCGACTCACCCGCCGGACTGCTCGCCTGGCTGCTGGAGCGCTGGAACGGCTGGAGCGACAACGGCGGCGACGTCGAGTCCGTCTTCACCAAGGACGACCTGCTCACCCACGCCACGATCTACTGGGTGAACAACTCCATCGCCACCTCGATGCGTTACTACGCCAACGCCAACCGCTACCCCTGGGCCCCAGCCCACGACCGCACCCCGGTCGTGCAGGCCCCGGCCGGCCTCACCTTCGTCACGTACGAGAACCCGCCCGGCATCCACACCGCCGACGAGCGCGTCCGGGCCTTCAAGACCGGCCCGCTGGCCGATTCGTTCAACCACGTCAACGTCAACGCCCACGACCACGGCGGCCACTTCATCCCCTGGGAGAACCCCGACGCCTGGGTGAGCGACCTGCGCCGCACCTTCCACGGCCGCAGGCCCTGA
- a CDS encoding vWA domain-containing protein, translated as MEKLLAARLHAVKVRPYLADALFALHVVEDRSVPTMAVDAHWRCYVSPGFVARTPVEELAGVWVHEVSHLLRDHHGRGERYARAHEEHGPGEGGVPPGEGGGRLRRNIAADFEINDDIYGDGLPQPEGAVLPSLLRLPDGLLMEEYLRTASMSGLAADLAWLDCGSGADGQVRPWELGPDGAHGLSRQQRDAVRFRVAEGIKGRPGDAPEGWRRWADEAFRPPQPWRQLLGAAIRSAASAPGVGEDHSYRRPSRRSAGVPGVLLPSLRRTPPRVCVVIDTSGSVSDAELGSALLEVAAISRTVGGRRDLVSVISCDAAAGVAVPLCRAENIELVGGGGTDLRSGFARALRSGPRPDVIVALTDGQTPWPSAQPPCRTVVGLFPRPTRAADEENPDYVPDTPPPWARVVTIS; from the coding sequence ATGGAGAAGTTGCTGGCCGCCCGGCTGCACGCGGTGAAGGTCCGTCCCTACCTGGCCGACGCGCTCTTCGCGCTGCACGTGGTGGAGGACCGGTCCGTGCCGACGATGGCGGTGGACGCGCACTGGCGCTGCTACGTTTCCCCCGGCTTCGTGGCGCGCACCCCGGTGGAGGAGCTGGCGGGGGTCTGGGTGCACGAGGTCTCCCATCTGCTCCGGGACCACCATGGGCGGGGCGAGCGGTACGCGCGGGCGCACGAGGAGCACGGGCCGGGCGAGGGAGGGGTCCCCCCGGGCGAAGGCGGGGGGAGGCTGCGGCGGAACATCGCCGCCGACTTCGAGATCAACGACGACATCTACGGTGACGGTCTGCCCCAGCCCGAGGGGGCGGTACTGCCGTCGCTGTTGCGGCTGCCCGACGGGTTGCTGATGGAGGAGTACCTGCGGACGGCGTCGATGTCCGGGCTCGCCGCGGACCTGGCCTGGCTGGACTGCGGAAGTGGCGCCGACGGGCAGGTCCGGCCGTGGGAGCTGGGGCCCGACGGGGCGCACGGGCTGAGCAGGCAGCAGCGGGACGCGGTCCGCTTCCGGGTCGCGGAGGGGATCAAGGGCCGGCCGGGCGACGCGCCGGAGGGGTGGCGCCGATGGGCTGACGAGGCGTTCCGTCCACCGCAGCCGTGGCGGCAGCTGCTGGGAGCGGCGATCCGCTCGGCGGCGAGTGCGCCGGGGGTGGGCGAGGACCACAGCTACCGGCGTCCGTCCCGGCGCTCGGCCGGTGTCCCCGGTGTGCTGCTGCCGAGCCTGCGCCGCACACCGCCCCGGGTCTGCGTCGTGATTGACACCTCCGGGTCGGTGAGTGACGCCGAGCTGGGCAGCGCGCTGCTGGAGGTGGCGGCGATCTCACGGACGGTGGGCGGGCGGCGCGACCTGGTCTCGGTGATCTCCTGCGACGCGGCGGCCGGAGTCGCTGTCCCGCTCTGCCGCGCCGAGAACATCGAGCTGGTCGGCGGCGGGGGAACGGATCTGCGCTCCGGCTTCGCCCGAGCGCTCCGCTCCGGGCCACGCCCGGACGTGATCGTTGCCCTGACGGACGGTCAGACACCGTGGCCCTCCGCGCAGCCGCCCTGCCGGACCGTCGTCGGTCTCTTCCCCCGTCCCACCCGCGCCGCGGACGAGGAGAACCCCGACTACGTCCCGGACACTCCGCCGCCCTGGGCGCGCGTCGTCACCATCAGCTGA
- a CDS encoding AAA family ATPase, with translation MPMTTSTLRPASASASAPAPVPATGTPAPIPAGSSGTGTHLALADDLLTRLRTTTTEPRPDEQLEALTLAVAADLPVLLWGEPGIGKTAALTQLAASLDLPLTTVIASVHEPSDFSGLPIVGDDPAVEGVPMAPPQWAVELVRAGRGLLFLDELSTATPAVQAALLRVVLERRVGALRLPPGVRIVAAANPRASAADGWELSPPLANRFVHLHWVHDQEVVVRGLGGVWPRAELPRLVPERLAEAVAFARRALCGFLEVRPTLIHRLPSTETRRGGAWPSPRSWESALTLLAFGTAASVSREVLALLVRGAVGDGPGLELLAHLDRMDLPDPESLLADPASAELPARGDLRQAALEAVVAAVGARPERERWEAGWAVLVRALETGTPDLLVAPATALSALRRDDWEVPEALERLAGVVGLARRADRSVGRAAAAADAGPATGARR, from the coding sequence ATGCCCATGACCACCAGCACCCTTCGCCCTGCCTCTGCCTCTGCCTCTGCCCCTGCCCCCGTCCCGGCCACCGGCACGCCCGCGCCCATTCCCGCCGGCTCATCCGGAACCGGCACTCACCTTGCCCTCGCCGATGACCTTCTGACCCGCCTGCGGACGACCACCACCGAGCCGCGCCCCGACGAGCAGCTCGAAGCGCTCACCCTGGCTGTCGCGGCCGACCTGCCCGTGCTGCTCTGGGGCGAGCCGGGTATCGGCAAGACCGCGGCCCTGACGCAGCTCGCCGCCTCCCTCGATCTGCCGCTGACGACCGTGATCGCCAGCGTCCACGAGCCGTCCGACTTCTCCGGGCTGCCCATCGTGGGGGACGACCCGGCGGTGGAGGGGGTGCCGATGGCGCCGCCGCAGTGGGCCGTGGAGCTCGTGCGCGCCGGGCGGGGGCTGCTCTTCCTGGACGAGCTCTCCACCGCCACTCCGGCCGTCCAGGCCGCGCTGCTCCGGGTCGTCCTGGAGCGGAGGGTCGGTGCGCTGCGACTGCCTCCGGGGGTGCGGATCGTGGCCGCCGCCAATCCGCGCGCTTCGGCGGCGGACGGATGGGAGCTGAGCCCGCCGCTGGCCAACCGGTTCGTGCATCTGCACTGGGTGCACGACCAGGAGGTGGTGGTGCGCGGGCTGGGCGGAGTCTGGCCCCGCGCTGAGCTGCCCCGGCTGGTGCCGGAGCGGCTTGCGGAGGCGGTGGCTTTCGCCCGGCGTGCGCTCTGCGGCTTCCTGGAAGTCCGGCCGACGCTGATCCATCGGCTGCCGAGCACCGAGACGCGGCGCGGCGGTGCCTGGCCCTCGCCCCGGAGCTGGGAGTCCGCGTTGACCCTGCTGGCCTTCGGCACGGCGGCCTCCGTCTCCCGGGAGGTGCTGGCGCTGCTGGTGCGGGGCGCGGTGGGGGACGGGCCGGGGCTCGAACTCCTCGCCCATCTGGACCGGATGGACCTGCCCGACCCGGAGTCGCTGCTGGCCGATCCGGCCTCCGCCGAGCTGCCGGCGCGCGGCGATCTGCGTCAGGCCGCGCTGGAGGCGGTGGTGGCCGCCGTCGGGGCGCGGCCGGAGCGGGAGAGGTGGGAGGCGGGCTGGGCGGTGCTGGTCCGGGCGTTGGAGACCGGCACCCCGGACCTGCTGGTCGCCCCGGCGACGGCGCTGTCCGCGCTGCGGCGCGACGACTGGGAGGTGCCGGAGGCGCTGGAGCGGCTGGCCGGGGTGGTCGGCCTCGCCCGGCGGGCGGACCGGTCGGTCGGGCGGGCCGCGGCGGCGGCCGACGCCGGGCCTGCGACGGGTGCGCGCCGATGA
- a CDS encoding ABC transporter ATP-binding protein — MRLRRKPDRTARGISDAERELYGGRLRYDMSFVHHEGALTRMGFGKMAAALPRMAGMVLRTGWAADRRALAGVVVAQLGQGVTAAWGLVAVNSVLTQLFSRGPTADKLREALPSLVVLALVSVGAAVLAAWSTAMSGRLEPQVERAVSARYYEAVTRVEVEATERPEVQRVLEAGKFGTDSARNMLRLSVGVGNVLISMVAAAAVLASLHPLLLPMLLAIALPKGWGAVRSARREYTSRLNWVDHRRAIASLLAYLTRPHAAGEIRAHAAGARLLRGYEEMSRQTEGEQRRLARAQAHTDLAAGGFSGLASLACYGMLWWLLTSGALPLAVGGTAVIAIRNSTARLTSLVQQVNRLYEETLFLTDTKNATELAARHAIPRTGTPLPSPVQAIHVEDVSFTYPGAETPSLEGVSVSVRRGEVTALVGANGSGKTTLTKILAGLLLPADGNVWWEGAAGNRVEIREADRTQVFASVGLLSQDFPHWEMTAGTNVAIGAGDRPRDMDRIKEAAQAADVRTLIEGLPHAWDSIVFKGYERGVQLSGGQWQKLGNARSRYRNAPFFLVDEPTSALDPHAEIEAFEGLWTLADNGAAVVLVTHRLAATAKADHIYVLDQGAVVEKGTHGQLMARDGGRYREMFEAQAAQYGAGPAPAEYLPSPRRGATPQPKENQ; from the coding sequence ATGAGGCTGCGACGGAAGCCGGACCGGACCGCGCGCGGGATCTCGGACGCGGAGCGGGAGCTGTACGGGGGCCGGCTGCGCTATGACATGTCGTTCGTGCACCACGAGGGCGCGCTGACCCGGATGGGCTTCGGGAAGATGGCCGCGGCGCTGCCGCGCATGGCGGGGATGGTTCTGCGCACCGGATGGGCCGCAGACCGCCGTGCGCTGGCCGGTGTCGTGGTGGCACAGCTCGGGCAGGGCGTGACCGCCGCCTGGGGCCTGGTCGCGGTCAACAGCGTCCTCACCCAGCTGTTCTCCCGGGGCCCGACCGCGGACAAGCTCCGCGAGGCCCTCCCCTCGCTGGTGGTGCTGGCGCTGGTGTCGGTGGGGGCAGCGGTGCTGGCGGCGTGGTCGACGGCGATGTCCGGCCGTCTGGAGCCGCAGGTGGAACGGGCGGTCTCCGCCCGCTACTACGAGGCCGTCACCCGGGTCGAGGTGGAGGCGACCGAACGCCCGGAGGTCCAACGCGTCCTGGAAGCGGGGAAGTTCGGCACCGACTCCGCTCGCAACATGCTCCGGCTGTCAGTGGGTGTGGGCAATGTGCTGATCAGCATGGTGGCAGCCGCGGCCGTGCTGGCCTCGCTGCACCCTCTGCTGCTGCCGATGCTGCTGGCCATCGCCCTGCCCAAGGGATGGGGCGCGGTGCGCTCGGCCCGCCGCGAGTACACCTCACGGCTGAACTGGGTCGATCACCGGCGTGCCATCGCCTCGCTGCTGGCGTACCTGACCCGGCCGCACGCCGCGGGCGAGATCCGCGCGCACGCGGCCGGTGCCAGGCTGCTGCGCGGCTATGAGGAGATGTCCCGGCAGACGGAAGGCGAACAGCGGCGGCTGGCGCGGGCACAGGCCCACACCGATCTGGCGGCGGGAGGCTTCTCCGGGCTGGCGTCCCTGGCCTGCTACGGCATGCTGTGGTGGCTGCTCACCAGCGGCGCGCTGCCGCTGGCCGTCGGCGGCACCGCGGTCATCGCCATCCGCAACTCCACCGCGCGGCTCACCTCCCTCGTCCAGCAGGTCAACCGCCTCTACGAAGAGACCCTCTTCCTGACCGACACCAAGAACGCCACCGAACTGGCCGCGCGGCACGCCATCCCGCGGACGGGCACGCCACTGCCCTCCCCCGTACAGGCCATCCACGTCGAGGATGTCTCCTTCACCTACCCCGGCGCGGAAACGCCCTCGCTGGAGGGCGTGAGCGTGTCCGTGCGGCGGGGTGAGGTGACGGCGCTGGTCGGGGCGAACGGTTCGGGCAAGACCACGCTCACCAAGATCCTCGCCGGTCTGCTGCTTCCCGCCGACGGGAACGTGTGGTGGGAAGGTGCGGCCGGCAACCGCGTCGAGATCCGCGAAGCGGACCGCACCCAGGTCTTCGCCTCCGTCGGGCTGCTGAGCCAGGACTTCCCCCACTGGGAGATGACCGCCGGCACGAACGTGGCCATCGGCGCCGGAGACCGGCCCCGGGACATGGACCGGATCAAGGAGGCCGCACAGGCCGCCGATGTGAGAACGCTGATCGAGGGCCTGCCCCACGCCTGGGACTCCATCGTCTTCAAAGGCTACGAGCGCGGGGTCCAGCTCTCCGGCGGGCAGTGGCAGAAGCTGGGAAACGCTCGGAGCCGATACAGGAACGCACCGTTCTTCCTCGTCGACGAACCCACCTCCGCACTCGACCCCCATGCGGAAATCGAGGCGTTCGAGGGGCTGTGGACCCTGGCTGACAACGGTGCCGCGGTCGTCCTCGTCACGCACCGGCTCGCCGCGACCGCGAAGGCGGACCACATCTACGTCCTCGACCAGGGCGCCGTCGTCGAAAAGGGCACCCACGGGCAGCTCATGGCCCGCGACGGTGGCCGGTACCGCGAGATGTTCGAGGCCCAGGCCGCCCAGTACGGGGCCGGCCCGGCGCCCGCAGAGTACCTCCCCTCCCCCCGCCGCGGCGCCACCCCCCAGCCCAAGGAGAACCAGTGA
- a CDS encoding NUDIX hydrolase: MSTHRAPMPSQGEARRPATTREPVNASALIRNDEGQYLLHLRDHLPGLIREPGAWSLLGGCRQPQDQSLEETVRREPREEAGLDIAVLEPLAIEEARGSDGETVPIAVYAGRWNGEPADLALTEGVMLHRFTPDVFPRPRISPSTLALVRRHAVGGTEPACGDTSPQAEPFASGEPPGARQMHRLGLVAPRRASRAGRALHPGSHRRHPSGTPLHRAGLVMTAQPTPGAGRTGLHKGTLPRRAPGTQTGAAPETAAARAATAGRLEATGALGPGLVREDLRALPREVHPTRGEV; this comes from the coding sequence GTGAGCACGCACCGCGCCCCGATGCCGTCTCAGGGCGAAGCCCGGCGGCCTGCCACCACGCGCGAGCCCGTGAACGCCTCGGCCCTGATCCGCAACGACGAGGGCCAGTACCTGCTGCACCTGCGCGACCATCTGCCGGGCCTGATCCGGGAACCGGGTGCCTGGTCGCTCCTGGGCGGCTGTCGTCAACCGCAGGACCAGTCGCTGGAGGAGACCGTCCGCAGGGAACCGCGGGAAGAAGCCGGCCTGGACATCGCCGTACTGGAACCGCTCGCCATCGAGGAAGCCCGCGGCAGCGACGGTGAGACCGTCCCCATCGCCGTCTACGCGGGCCGGTGGAACGGTGAACCCGCCGATCTCGCGCTGACCGAGGGAGTGATGCTGCACCGGTTCACCCCGGACGTGTTCCCCCGCCCGCGGATCAGCCCCTCGACCCTCGCTCTGGTGCGTCGCCACGCCGTCGGCGGAACCGAGCCCGCCTGCGGCGATACGTCACCACAGGCCGAGCCCTTCGCCTCCGGCGAGCCTCCTGGAGCCCGACAAATGCACCGGCTGGGGCTGGTGGCACCCCGACGCGCTTCCCGAGCAGGTCGTGCCCTACACCCGGGCAGCCATCGAAGGCATCCGAGCGGGACGCCGCTACACCGAGCTGGGCTGGTCATGACCGCCCAGCCGACTCCGGGTGCAGGCCGAACCGGCCTGCACAAGGGCACACTTCCCCGGCGAGCCCCGGGCACGCAAACGGGAGCCGCGCCTGAGACGGCCGCTGCCCGGGCAGCGACGGCCGGCCGGCTTGAGGCCACCGGCGCCCTCGGCCCCGGCCTGGTGCGCGAGGACCTGCGCGCGCTGCCGCGCGAAGTGCACCCCACCCGAGGTGAAGTATGA